The Flavobacterium psychrotrophum region CAACATTGCGTACTACTTTGGCAATTTGTTTTTCAAGACCGCGTACACCACTTTCGCGCGTGTAGCCCGTAACTATCTTTTCAATTTGCTTTTTGCCTATTACAATATCTTTAGATGTAAGCCCATGTTCCTTAACCTGTTTTGGCACAAGGTGCTTTTTAGCTATTTCTACCTTTTCTTCAATGGTATAGCCCGTCATGTTTATTACTTCCATACGGTCGCGCAGTGCAGGCTGTATGGTAGCCATATTGTTTGATGTGGCTATAAACATAACCTTACTAAGGTCAAAGCCCATTTCAAGGAAGTTATCATAAAACTCCTTGTTTTGCTCAGGGTCTAAAACCTCAAGAAGTGCAGACGATGGGTCGCCCTGGTTACCTGTGGCCAGTTTATCAATTTCATCAAGTACAAAAACAGGGTTGCTTGTACCCGCCTTTTTAAGGCTCTGGATAATGCGGCCCGGCATAGCACCAATGTATGTTTTACGGTGTCCGCGAATTTCAGCTTCATCACGGAGTCCGCCCAGTGATATACGGATGTATTCCCTGCCCAGCGCTTCTGCAACCGACTTACCTATACTTGTTTTACCTACACCCGGAGGCCCATAAAGACACAGGATAGGCGATTTCATATCATTGCGCAGTTTAAGTACGGCAAGATATTCTATAATACGCTTCTTAACATCGTCAAGGCCATAATGGTCGCGGTGCAACACTTTATCGGCACGTTTAAGGTCAAAATTATCTTTACTGAATTCGTTCCATGGCAGGTCGAGCATCAGTTCAATGTAATTACGCTGAATGGCATACTCAGCAGCCTGTGGATTCATACGCTGCATTTTTGACAGCTCTTTGTCAAATTGCTTAGCCGTTTTCTCGTCCCATTTCTTGGCTTTGGCCTTTACGCGCATTTCTTCCACTTCCTGGTCGTGACTAACACCGCCAAGTTCTTCCTGAATGGTTTTCATTTGCTGGTGCAAGAAGTACTCGCGTTGCTGCTGGTCGAGGTCAAAGCGCACTTTGCTTTGTATATCATTCTTAAGCTCCAGTTTTTGCAGCTCAAGGTTCATATAACGCAAGGTTTCCAGCGCACGGTCTTTAAGGTCGCTTATGGCTAACAGGTCCTGCTTTTCTTTTACAGAAAGGTTCATGTTACTGGAAACAAAATTTACCAGGAATGAGTCGCTTTCAATATTTTTTATGGCAAAAGTAGCCTCAGTAGGAATGTTTGGACTCTCTTTTATAATTTGTATGGCAAGCTCCTTTATAGAATCTATGATGGTAGTAAATTCAGGATCTTTAAACTGCGGGCGCACCTCTTCAAACTCACGTGTTGATGCACGCAGATAAGGCTGATCTGTAATTACCTCACTAATCTCAAAGCGCTTTTTACCCT contains the following coding sequences:
- the lon gene encoding endopeptidase La — translated: MSKQRILNIDSLSLQEIDTDAELIPLMTPEDEEEMNNEPLPETLPILPLRNMVLFPGVVIPITAGRDKSIKLINDANGDSKIIGVVSQKDETVEEPGADDINTVGTVAKILRVLKMPDGNTTVIIQGKKRFEISEVITDQPYLRASTREFEEVRPQFKDPEFTTIIDSIKELAIQIIKESPNIPTEATFAIKNIESDSFLVNFVSSNMNLSVKEKQDLLAISDLKDRALETLRYMNLELQKLELKNDIQSKVRFDLDQQQREYFLHQQMKTIQEELGGVSHDQEVEEMRVKAKAKKWDEKTAKQFDKELSKMQRMNPQAAEYAIQRNYIELMLDLPWNEFSKDNFDLKRADKVLHRDHYGLDDVKKRIIEYLAVLKLRNDMKSPILCLYGPPGVGKTSIGKSVAEALGREYIRISLGGLRDEAEIRGHRKTYIGAMPGRIIQSLKKAGTSNPVFVLDEIDKLATGNQGDPSSALLEVLDPEQNKEFYDNFLEMGFDLSKVMFIATSNNMATIQPALRDRMEVINMTGYTIEEKVEIAKKHLVPKQVKEHGLTSKDIVIGKKQIEKIVTGYTRESGVRGLEKQIAKVVRNVAKCIAMEEEYSVKLTDEDVIKILGAPKMERDRYENNDVAGVVTGLAWTSVGGDILFIESILSKGKGNMTMTGNLGTVMKESATLALEYIKSNAEELGIKPEVIEKYNVHIHVPEGATPKDGPSAGVAMLTSLVSSFTQKRVKKNLAMTGEITLRGRVLPVGGIKEKILAAKRAGIKEIILCEENKRDIDEIKAEYLEGVTFHYVRYMRDVLKYAITDQDAKNAKTL